The proteins below are encoded in one region of Rhizobium sp. 9140:
- a CDS encoding LysE family translocator has protein sequence MDAVTLLAFTLTFFVFAASPGPDNMTIVLRTISHGPASGLAYGAGTVFGILVFLSLAGFGLSVLATEMGTLMMVLRFAGAAYLVWMGIRLWTAPPVLPAMQAISERGSLLGVFCTGIALNLGNPKMPLFYIALLPNVVGTTFTITTLLELAAIILAVEAIVIGGHVLLAVRARRLLRTTKAIRRINRAAGGLMIGTAVGIVATR, from the coding sequence ATGGATGCTGTGACGCTTCTTGCCTTCACCCTGACCTTCTTCGTCTTCGCCGCGAGCCCCGGGCCGGACAATATGACGATCGTGCTGCGCACGATTTCCCACGGCCCCGCCTCTGGCCTCGCTTATGGTGCCGGCACGGTCTTCGGCATTCTCGTCTTCCTCTCGCTCGCCGGCTTCGGTCTCTCGGTGCTGGCCACGGAGATGGGGACTTTGATGATGGTGCTGCGGTTCGCGGGTGCCGCCTATCTCGTCTGGATGGGCATCCGGCTGTGGACGGCCCCGCCCGTGCTTCCGGCGATGCAGGCGATCTCCGAGCGGGGCAGCCTCCTTGGCGTCTTTTGCACCGGCATCGCGCTGAACCTCGGCAATCCCAAAATGCCGCTATTCTACATCGCGCTTCTGCCGAACGTCGTTGGCACAACATTTACGATCACGACACTTCTCGAACTCGCAGCCATCATTCTCGCGGTCGAGGCCATCGTGATCGGCGGTCATGTGCTGCTCGCTGTGCGGGCACGCCGCCTGCTGCGCACCACCAAGGCCATCCGCCGCATCAACCGCGCCGCCGGCGGGTTGATGATCGGCACTGCCGTGGGGATCGTCGCGACACGGTGA
- a CDS encoding methyl-accepting chemotaxis protein, with protein MHIEDYIKTWPSQDQAAGESIHARVSKHLDAVLLEAYSAIDATLTAVPLDVLARERRKFRAITTGNFSPEYFSEQAVIAKNIAQFLTFPEYLLGYAGYASGLVAGLLKDTSWSRAKRDQEVRLLLRSVFSDVAVVMFHFFNEMNEKAEGEREAFNQAREAEARHDEEIVNEIGKALRALEDCQLSYRIDAELPQKAQQMKSNFNEATERLATAMSMIRDLSNTVGDTMEEISSATNDLSQRTEQQAAAVEETSAALAEINQTVRRTAEGAVHAKQVASEARADAARSGEIMSQAESAMAAIAHSSGEINQIVSVIDEIAFQTNLLALNAGVEAARAGDAGKGFAVVASEVRTLAQRSSDASKQIRSLIGASAEQVTKGVGLVSSTGEVLKAIVAKVSDIDSLITGISASAGEQSAALGEVTSAVGQMDKVIQQNAAMVEESSAATKGLRDRVRELAQLVEAFDLGAPAAQHRPQPQRLQAA; from the coding sequence ATGCATATTGAGGATTACATCAAGACGTGGCCGAGCCAGGACCAGGCCGCCGGAGAAAGCATTCATGCGCGCGTTTCCAAGCATTTGGACGCGGTTCTCCTTGAGGCTTACAGCGCCATTGACGCCACGCTGACCGCTGTTCCGCTGGACGTGCTCGCCCGTGAGCGGCGGAAGTTCCGCGCGATTACCACGGGCAATTTCTCCCCGGAGTATTTCAGCGAACAGGCTGTCATTGCAAAGAACATTGCCCAGTTCTTGACCTTCCCCGAGTATCTTCTCGGCTATGCGGGCTACGCCTCGGGCCTCGTTGCCGGCTTGCTGAAAGACACTAGCTGGAGCAGAGCAAAGCGCGACCAGGAAGTCCGGCTCCTCCTGCGATCCGTCTTCAGCGATGTTGCTGTTGTCATGTTCCATTTCTTCAACGAAATGAACGAGAAGGCGGAAGGCGAACGCGAAGCCTTCAATCAGGCACGCGAGGCCGAGGCGCGCCACGACGAGGAGATCGTCAACGAGATCGGCAAGGCCTTGCGGGCGCTGGAAGACTGCCAGCTCAGTTATCGGATCGATGCCGAACTGCCGCAGAAGGCGCAGCAGATGAAGAGCAATTTCAACGAGGCGACGGAACGGCTGGCGACCGCCATGTCGATGATCCGTGATCTTTCCAACACGGTCGGCGACACGATGGAGGAAATCTCCTCCGCCACGAACGACCTTTCCCAGCGCACCGAGCAGCAGGCGGCCGCCGTGGAGGAGACCTCCGCCGCGCTCGCCGAGATCAACCAGACCGTCCGACGCACCGCCGAGGGTGCGGTTCACGCAAAGCAGGTCGCATCCGAGGCAAGGGCCGATGCCGCGCGATCCGGCGAGATCATGAGCCAGGCGGAAAGCGCCATGGCCGCGATCGCCCATAGTTCGGGCGAGATCAACCAGATCGTCTCCGTGATCGACGAGATCGCCTTCCAGACCAATCTTCTGGCGCTCAACGCGGGCGTCGAGGCCGCGCGTGCCGGTGACGCCGGCAAGGGTTTTGCAGTCGTCGCATCGGAAGTGCGCACGCTTGCCCAGCGCTCGTCAGACGCCTCCAAGCAGATCCGTAGCCTGATCGGCGCCAGTGCCGAGCAGGTGACGAAGGGTGTCGGCCTGGTCAGCAGCACCGGCGAGGTTCTCAAGGCCATCGTGGCGAAGGTGTCCGATATCGACAGCCTGATCACAGGCATCTCGGCCTCCGCCGGCGAGCAGTCCGCAGCGCTCGGCGAGGTCACCTCCGCCGTCGGGCAGATGGACAAGGTCATCCAGCAGAACGCCGCCATGGTCGAGGAATCGAGCGCCGCGACGAAGGGACTGCGCGATCGTGTCCGCGAACTCGCACAACTCGTCGAGGCCTTCGATCTCGGCGCACCGGCCGCCCAGCACCGGCCGCAACCTCAGCGCCTCCAAGCGGCCTGA
- a CDS encoding ribonuclease HII, which translates to MARRTTTDSPLLFDIRLSPDFSLEEAAQRDGLWPVAGTDEAGRGPLAGPVVAAAVILDPKRIPDGLNDSKQLTAQRREVLFTEILATATVSIASSGAGRIDGTDIRKASLDAMRRAVCGLHRRPALVLADGRDVPPGLACEGRAVIKGDARSLSIAAASIVAKVARDRMMTRADGIFPRYGFAMHAGYATAHHRSAILLYGPCRLHRMTFRPLRSDEAEPDIAPAEMPVSG; encoded by the coding sequence ATGGCACGCCGCACAACGACCGATTCCCCGCTCCTCTTCGACATTCGCCTCAGCCCCGATTTCAGTCTGGAAGAGGCGGCACAGCGTGATGGTCTGTGGCCGGTCGCCGGCACGGACGAAGCCGGGCGGGGACCGCTTGCCGGCCCTGTGGTCGCCGCCGCCGTCATCCTCGACCCCAAGCGCATTCCTGATGGCCTGAACGACAGCAAGCAGCTGACGGCGCAGCGGCGGGAGGTCCTGTTTACCGAAATCCTCGCGACCGCCACCGTCTCTATCGCATCCTCCGGCGCGGGGCGCATCGACGGCACGGATATCCGCAAGGCGAGCCTCGACGCGATGCGGCGCGCGGTCTGCGGTCTTCACCGGCGGCCGGCTCTCGTGCTTGCGGACGGACGGGACGTCCCGCCGGGGCTCGCCTGCGAAGGTCGGGCCGTCATCAAGGGCGATGCCCGTTCCCTGTCCATCGCTGCGGCCTCCATCGTCGCCAAGGTCGCGCGCGACCGAATGATGACCCGGGCGGACGGCATCTTTCCCCGCTACGGTTTTGCCATGCATGCCGGCTACGCCACCGCGCATCACCGCAGCGCCATTCTTCTCTACGGCCCCTGCCGGCTGCACCGCATGACGTTTCGCCCCTTGAGGTCCGATGAAGCCGAGCCGGACATCGCTCCGGCCGAGATGCCCGTATCAGGCTGA
- a CDS encoding PA0069 family radical SAM protein: protein MNDLSHVRQGAFAPGNRADVADALMVESGLRIEVDRRRGRGAGINPSGRFEPVTRSTEDDGWNALENLPPFKTEVQVEKPRTIIARNDSPDIPFDRSVNPYRGCEHGCIYCFARPTHAYMGLSAGLDFEARLFAKPDAAKLLERELAKPGYKVKPIAIGTNTDPYQPIEKEWRIMRQILEVLKAADHPVMIVTKSAMVLRDIDILAPMAEKGLARVGLSVTTLDRKLARLMEPRASTPEKRLDAIRKLSEAGIPTSVLMAPVIPALNDHEIERVLDSAKAAGATEASYVILRLPLEVSPLFRDWLLQHYPDRYRHVMSLVRSMRDGKDYDADFTKRMKGAGPYAWQIGRRFDLAAKRLELNTNRRALNCDIFVPPLGTGVQLSLL, encoded by the coding sequence ATGAACGATCTGTCCCATGTCAGGCAGGGCGCATTTGCGCCCGGCAATCGGGCCGATGTGGCCGACGCACTGATGGTCGAAAGCGGCCTTCGCATCGAGGTGGACCGCCGTCGCGGCCGTGGTGCCGGGATCAACCCCTCGGGAAGGTTCGAGCCCGTGACGCGCAGCACCGAGGACGATGGCTGGAACGCGCTGGAAAACCTGCCGCCGTTCAAGACCGAGGTGCAGGTGGAAAAGCCGCGCACGATCATCGCCCGTAACGATTCGCCCGACATTCCCTTCGACCGCTCGGTCAATCCCTATCGCGGCTGCGAGCATGGCTGCATCTACTGCTTCGCCCGGCCGACGCATGCCTATATGGGCCTGTCCGCCGGTCTCGATTTCGAGGCGCGGCTGTTTGCCAAACCCGATGCGGCCAAGCTTCTGGAGCGCGAACTGGCCAAGCCCGGCTACAAGGTGAAGCCGATCGCCATCGGCACGAATACGGATCCTTACCAGCCGATCGAGAAGGAATGGCGGATCATGCGTCAGATCCTGGAAGTGCTGAAGGCGGCGGATCACCCCGTCATGATCGTCACGAAATCGGCGATGGTCCTGCGCGATATCGACATTCTCGCGCCCATGGCCGAGAAGGGCCTCGCCCGCGTCGGTCTCTCGGTCACGACGCTCGACCGCAAGCTCGCCCGGCTGATGGAACCCCGCGCCTCGACGCCGGAGAAGCGGCTGGACGCGATCCGCAAGCTGTCGGAGGCCGGCATTCCCACCAGCGTACTGATGGCGCCGGTCATTCCCGCGCTGAACGACCATGAGATCGAGCGCGTGCTGGACTCCGCCAAGGCGGCCGGGGCAACGGAGGCGAGCTACGTCATCCTGCGGCTGCCGCTGGAAGTCAGCCCCCTCTTCCGCGACTGGCTGCTGCAACATTATCCGGATCGCTACCGGCACGTCATGTCGCTCGTGCGCTCGATGCGCGACGGTAAGGACTACGATGCCGACTTCACCAAGCGGATGAAGGGTGCCGGACCCTATGCCTGGCAAATCGGCCGTCGCTTCGACCTTGCCGCCAAACGGCTGGAACTGAACACGAACCGGCGGGCGCTGAACTGCGATATCTTCGTGCCGCCACTCGGGACGGGTGTTCAGCTCTCGCTACTCTGA